The following coding sequences lie in one Haematobia irritans isolate KBUSLIRL chromosome 3, ASM5000362v1, whole genome shotgun sequence genomic window:
- the LOC142228570 gene encoding uncharacterized protein LOC142228570: MHFKKTTKNHKFTYEEFTTLLARIEAVLNSRPLSPISEDPQELVALTPGHFLRGAPLVAAPEYVPDTLSYIKRPQYSHYGQCLVCNRFHSLQSCPRFLQMSIEEKLEVVRQKRYCSNCLAQSHQKQVCPPTGVCRRCGGHHHSLLHRTQRKDNHKSIHRSKQPLHTRAVSKQWDLRRSSTSSRNRDLYRRDEQKSRNYPTNRFREIQTRNLIYGAKKALEKLASVLHSN, from the exons ATGCACtttaaaaaaactacaaaaaatcataaattcacATATGAAGAATTTACGACGTTGCTGGCCCGAATAGAAGCAGTCTTAAATTCAAGGCCACTATCACCCATTTCTGAGGACCCACAGGAATTAGTTGCATTAACCCCTGGTCATTTTTTGAGGGGTGCCCCACTTGTTGCTGCTCCTGAATATGTTCCAGATACGCTATCATACATAAAAAG ACCCCAATATAGTCACTACGGCCAATGCCTTGTATGTAACCGTTTCCATAGCCTACAATCTTGTCCACGGTTTCTGCAGATGAGTATAGAAGAAAAACTTGAGGTGGTTCGACAGAAAAGGTACTGCTCAAACTGCTTGGCACAGTCTcatcaaaaacaagtatgtcCACCAACGGGAGTATGTAGGAGGTGTGGTGGCCATCATCATAGTTTGTTGCATCGAACACAACGAAAAGACAACCATAAGAGCATCCATCGTTCAAAACAGCCACTACACACTCGGGCCGTCTCCAAGCAATGGGACTTGCGAAGATCATCTACATCATCACGGAATAGAGACTTGTACCGAAGGGATGAACAAAAATCGAGGAATTATCCAACCAATCGATTCCGAGAAATTCAAACAAGGAACTTAATTTATGGAGCTAAAAAGGCCTTGGAAAAACTAGCTAGTGTGTTACACAGTAATTGA